CATGACTTAGACAGTCAGTAAAGCCTTGTTCCCTGTCAGCTCTCACAGGAAATCTAAACAAACAAGTCTAAACTAATTGTTACAAAAAGCTCCCTAGTGTCACCTTGAGTCCAGCCAGAGCAAAGTTTTAGAGTCAGGGCTTCCTTGTGGTCTCTTTGAGAACCCCATGGCTTAAGCAGCCAGAGACTACTTGACTCCCAGAGTCTTTCTGAAGACATGTGCATGGTGAGAGCTCCACGTGTCTGCACTAAGGCTGACATCATGGGGCTGAGTTTACTCAGCACAGGACCTCCTCTCTACAGGTAAAGACAGGTGAGGAGTCCTGATCTATTACACTTTGGTTACCCAATATGCATCCTGCAGTAGGGGCCTCAACCCCAGGAAGGGAACACAATGCAGTGGGGGAGAAAGCAGACACAACCCCAGTTTAGTGAAAGTTTAGTGTGTGAAGTTCAACAAGCACACCCAGCAGTTGGAGACCATAGAGAGTCACTTACTCTTTACATAAAGTTCCACGTATGTTGTTTCAATTACGGAATCTTTGTTTATAGCATCTAGTATATACTTTCCTGCATCTTTCTCAGTGACATCCTGGAGCATCAGGGATCCATTATTGTACACTATCCATCTTGCTCTTCCTTGTGTGGGCTCCCAGGAGATGGAATTTCTGGCCATGTTGTATTCTACAACTTTAAGGTATGGAGCCTTATACCAGCAAAAGACTTGCAGATCTTCTGGAAGATTATGTACTTGGAGAAGTACACCTTCCCCTTCAGTAGGATACTGAGGCACTGGTTGGATGGTGAGTTGGGAAGATGTGAGAGGGTTACAGAACAGAGGAAGGGAAgctggaagggaaaaaagaaaaaagtcatcacATGGGGATCATTGTGCTTGGTAAAAATTTGGTGACTTCCATCCTGAGCAGATGGATTCATCACTCAGCCTATATTTGCAGGGGTTGGTGTGTCTAACTCACTTAATGAAGGGTAGAAACATGATGTCCTTTCTTACAGTGCACCCTGAAAGTGTCATGTCCACTGCGTGGAACTGTCCCCTTGGGTGTCCACATGGCTGCTCCTTCACTGCCGTCAGTCATACACTGTGCACACTCTCATGCACACTGGGGTTTGTGATGATGCCTCCCCTGAATTCAACAGGCCTGAGTCTTTCACTGTCtaggtttttttcttccatttcctttgagTCAACACTCAACCTCTGAGTTCACCTAATCAATGCACTTGCTGCTCTATCAAGTAGCCCTTAGGTCTGGGGCTGTGAGGAGCTGGGAGCAGTCTGTTCTTCAAGGCAGACCCAAGTCATTAAAAGACCTGTCTTGTTTTacattaacttgacacaagctacagtcattttGCAAAACAAGACCTCAGTTGAAAACACTACCACCAGATTAGTCTGAGATCAAAACTGtagtacatattttttaattcaagatTGATGCAAAAGTATTCAGACCATTGCGAGCAGTTCAAGGAAGCACGTTGAGCAagcatgaagagcaagccaatagAAAGaactccttcatggtctctgtaCCAGATCCTGGATTTTATTTATGATACTCTCAATTTGGAGCTAATAAATACCTGAGTTTAACATGGATGTTCTAAAACCATTGTACCCTACCATTAAGAGTTGAGCACTAGAAAATGCTCCCCTGGGTCACTTTAGTCCAGCCTTGGAAGGATGACCGGATTCAGCGATCCCTGGTCTAGGGCCTCAAGAGCCTGGGCTGATTCTGACATCTTAGGCTGAGTTATTTTCCATCAAGGTCTTCCTTGATGCAGGTGGAGTCAGAATATGTAAGATGATCGATGGCCATTTGTCTCTACCAGTGTGTTCTGCGCTAAGTGCTCAAACCTCCTCGTGGGGACACagtgcagagaggagggagacacaGGCTAAGCATAACAGTCCTATGTGTCTAAGCCCCACCCAGCACTGGACAATCACAGGAAATCACTTACTGTGCACATGGAGTTTCACAGTTGTTTCTTCACTTTTGATATCTGTTCCCAGAATTTGTAGACTATACCATCCAGAGTCTATAGGAGTGACACCATGAATCAGCAGGGATCCATCACTATAAAACGTCTCTCTGCCACTGTATGCAGGCCCCCACACAGTTGATTTGTTGTCTATTGTGTATTGGACAATCACAAGTCTCCTGTTTTCAGTCATCCTTTTGAACCAGACAAAGCCTATAATATTCTCTGGGGGATTGTGTATAAATAGAAGAACACTTCCTCCTTCAGCAATTCTGGATGGCACTGATTGAATAGTGGGTCTGGCAGAGGTGGCAAGGTGTCCACATTTCCAAAGAACTTCTAGAAGAGAAGAGATAGATCCATCTAAATTGAAACTTTTGTATTTGAATAAGATGGGCCCTGTGTTCTAAGCAATTGTATCCATTGCTCAACCTAGGTGTGTGAGTGTCTCCCTGTCCTATCTGGTGGAGGTCATCACATGACCCCCATGTTCAGTGTCCCCACACTTGTCATTTCCACTCGGTTGTGCTCTCTCCTTAGTTGTCAATGTGGCCCTGTATTACTACCATCAGACCCCTGCTCACATTTACAGTGTTGGTGTCAGGGTGACACCTGCCAGACCTCTTCCCCTGCAGATCCTGCATCTCCACTTTCTGGCTTTGTTATCACTGTTTTGCTCTTCCTCTTGGGGTTCTAATAAATACCTGACTGCACTCTGCTGTGTCCTGGCCTTGGTCTCTAGGCACCAAAATGAAACATCTGCACAACTGTGTGACACAGAAACCCAGTTGGGCACCCAGTCTGCCCTGTGTTCTCAATGCTCAGAAAACATGGAATTTTCTCCCAGCAGGAAGGTGAGAGAGATATCTGAAAGGCCCCAAAAGGACCAGCTGAGTGATGTGTggggaagagaaaaatctattctCAATGGAGCCACCAGTCAAAAAGTTCTGACCCAGGTCAAAGGCCCAGGATGTGTCAGGAATCTCACATCCTGGGTTATGGGAGTAGGTGCTCTGATTTGTGGACAAAAGGTGTTAGCTCCATTGTCCCATGTAAGATTTCAAGACAATGCCTCCACTTCTATGCCATGGTCTTTCTGGGATGCCTTGGACTACTATTGAATTGATTCCCCTTGGGTATTACATATTtcccaaagaaaacacacaaagggAGATGCAGAACATGATCTCCTGGCAGACACATAAAGATGCCATTAGGTCTGAGAATGCTGTGTCTGTGATTGTCGGGTCTGAAAAAACAGGGATGGAACCAGGCTACTAAATAATGTCTTGATTCAGGCAAATTCTTTTCCACTAGTTTATTGTACATCGTGGCGCCACCCCTGGTAATCACTAGAGCAACTACAGTTCATGTCTGGGGAGCTGTCAGATCAGCATATCCTGTAGGCATTTCCCTACAGGAGACAATTCCCTGAGCTGGACCCCAGAGGACACTTGTCAAGAGGACCTCTatcctctcttcctgtccttgGTTGCTCTGACTATCCTATGAAGTCTCATAAGCCCATCAGAACATAAAGGTAATGGCCTGGACTCCTATCTAGCTAAGCTCCCCCTCCATGTTCAGTCTCTGGAGAAGATGTCCAGGGGACCTAGACTAACCATATCTCTCATGACAATGTACTGGCTGGTTCCAAAGGTGCAGGACTTGGACTACTAAAAAGCATTGTTCCCTGCTGTCAGGAAGTCAATATCCAACCTTTGTGAAATGCATCTCAGGCCTAGTTGGAGTAGAGTCTGGAACAGAGATCTGGAGCCAGGGAAACTTGGTTCTCACATCACTGTGAAGATCCCACTATTCCCCCAACAGGCTCAGTGTTGATTCCATTGGGATCTTTCTCAAGGACACATTGTGTGAGAACCCAAAGACTCTAGACAGAGACTGTTATCCTAGGTTG
The sequence above is drawn from the Peromyscus leucopus breed LL Stock chromosome 1, UCI_PerLeu_2.1, whole genome shotgun sequence genome and encodes:
- the LOC119087252 gene encoding pregnancy-specific glycoprotein 22-like — encoded protein: MTENRRLVIVQYTIDNKSTVWGPAYSGRETFYSDGSLLIHGVTPIDSGWYSLQILGTDIKSEETTVKLHVHTSLPLFCNPLTSSQLTIQPVPQYPTEGEGVLLQVHNLPEDLQVFCWYKAPYLKVVEYNMARNSISWEPTQGRARWIVYNNGSLMLQDVTEKDAGKYILDAINKDSVIETTYVELYVKKSVSQPFVQITDTTVAGRRSVTFTCISPDTDISIRWIFNNQNLKLTERVTLSPTKCGLKIDPFKSEDAGDYQCEVSNRFSSETSLPFSWPR